A region of the Nocardia asteroides genome:
TCGAGACGCACGGCACCGGAACGCCGCTCGGTGATCCGATCGAAGTGGACGCGCTTGCCGACGTGCTCGGCGGGTTGCGGGACGACGGTTCGCGTTGCGTGCTCGGCGCGGTGAAGACCAATATCGGGCATCTCGAGGCGGCTGCCGGGGTGATAGGGCTGATCAAGGTCGTGCTCGCGCTGCAGCGGGAGCGCATCCCGGCGAACCTGCACTTGCGCACCGTCAATCCCAGGATCGACCTCACCGGAACCGCCCTGGTTCTGCCGAGTGATCCGGTCGCGTGGCCGAAACGCGACGGTGCGACGCGGATGGCGGGTGTCAGCTCGTTCGGTATCAGCGGCACCAATGCGCACGTCATCGTCGCCGATCCGCCGGAGCAGGCCGAGCCTCCCGCGACCGAACCAGGACCGGCACTGGTGCCGATCTCCGCGCGCGATGCGGGCGCGCTGACCGATTTGGTCGCTGCGTTCCGCGCCAGGCTCGATGAGCGGCAGGCCGACATCCGGGATATCGCCTACACCGCGGCTGTCCGCAGGCATCATCATCAGTACCGGGCCGCCCTGGTGCTGCCCGGTGACGGGCCGCCGCGGCTGGTGCCCGGCGCCGAGCCGGACGAACGGCCGCGAGTGGTGTTCGTGTTCTCTGGTCAAGGCTCGCAGTGGCTCGGCATGGGGCGAGCACTGCTCGCCGGTGAGCCCGCGTTCCGAGCGGCTGTCGAGACATGCGACCACGCGATCCGGAACGAGACCGGATGGTCCGTTATCGATGAATTGACCGCAGGTCCATCCACGTCGCGGCTCGCCCGGGTGGACGTCGTGCAGCCGGTTCTGTTCGCGATGGAGGTCGCGTTGGCGGCACTGTGGCGATCGAAGGGCATCGAGCCGGACGCCGTCATCGGGCACAGCATGGGTGAGGTGGCCGCCGCGCATGTGGCGGGCGCGCTCACGCTGACCGACGCGGCGCGCATCATCTGCCGCCGCAGCGGATTGCTGCGCGGACTGGCCGGGCGCGGCGCGATGGCGCTGGTGGAACTGCCGCTCGAGCGAGCGAGCGCGGCGCTGTCCGGATTCGCCGATCAGGTGTCGATCGCGGCGAGCAACAGCGCGCGCTCGACCGTGCTCTCCGGCGACCCGGACACGCTGGAGGAGGTTCTGGCCGAGCTGACCGGCGCGGGGGTGTTCTGTCGACGGATCAAGGTCGAGGTCGCCGCGCACAGCCCACAAGTCGATGTCATCACCGATGAGCTGAGTCGCCAACTCGGTGCGCTGACGCCGGAGGCCACCACGGTGCCGATGTGGTCCACCGTGCTCGGAAAGGTCTGTGACGGGGCCGAGCTGGATACCGCCTACTGGATACGCAACCTTCGTGAACCAGTGTTGTTCGCGCAGGCGGTCCGTGACTGCATGACGCTGGGGCGCACGGTATTCGTCGAGCTGACCCCACACCCGATCCTGCTGCCCTCGATCGAAGAGGACGGAGGCCTGGTCGTTCCGTCCGGGCGGCGAGAACACGATGAGCGCGCGGTTTTCCTCGAATCGCTTGCCGCACTGTACGTCCGAGGCTGCCAGGTGGACTGGCCCGCCCTCCACCCGAGCGGCGGACGCTGCGTGCCCCTGCCCGCTTATCCGTGGCGACGCCAGCGGTACTGGTTGGATCGAACTCCGGCTGCGCGCGCCGACCACGGGCATCCATTGCTCGGTGAGCCGGTCAGCCCGGCAACCTCACCGGGTACCCGGATCTGGGAGCGCGAGCTGAACCTGCCGTACCTGGCCGACCACATGGTGGACGGCGCGGTGGTGTTCCCGGCGTCGGGCTATGTGGAGATGGCGCTCAGCGCGTGCGGACGATCGATGGTGTTGGAGGACCTCGCCTTCGACCGGATGGCGATTCTCGCAAAAGACGGCTCCGGACACGTCCAGTTCATCGAGGACTCCGACCATTTCCAGGTGTATTGCCGAGCGACAAGGGACGAACCGTGGGTTCTCTGCGCGCACGGAACCGTTCGTCATGGTGGCGGGGGGCCGCCGATGGCCGAGCCGCCGTCGTCCGTGCGGGAACGGTGCGGCACCGAGGTAGCCGTAGCCGAGCACTACGCGCGGTATGCCGGGCGAGCTATCGACTACGGCCCGGCTTTCCGTGGTGTGCAACGAATCTGGACCGGTGACGGGGAGGGCGTGGCCTTGGTCGAGTCGACCGGATCGTCCTCGGGGTATGTCTGCCACCCTGCACTGCTGGACGCTTGCTTCCAGGTGCTCGGCAGCGTGCTACTCGACCAGCGGGCGAGCGGCGGGGTCATTCCGATTCGGATCGACCGGCTGCGAGTCCACCGGCCACCTGGCGACCGTGTGTGGGTACACGCACGCGCCCGGTCCACCGAGGACAGCGGGGATCTGCTGGTGCTCGACGAAGACGGCACGGTGCTGATCGAGGTCGAGGGTTTGACAGTGGCAAGGCCTGCCGGACCGGGACCGTACCGGGACTGGCTCTACCAGGTGGCATGGCGCGCCGCCGAGCGGCTCGTTGCCCCGGATCGTGGCGAGGGGTCTCCCGGGACGTGGCTGGTGCTCACCGACTCCACCGGTGTCGGTGCAGGTTTGGCCACGCTGCTCGAACAGCGAGGCCAAACCTGCGTGCTGATCGACAAGCGGGATATCGACGTCGCCGACGACGACGCGTGGAGCACGTTGCTCGACAACGTCACCGCCGGTGGCGAAAGAGCCTGCGTCGGGGTAGTGCATCTGTGGAGCCTGGACACCACAGCTATCGAGCACGTCACCGCCGACACGCTGACCGCCGATCAGCACATCACCGGACTCACTACCGTGCGCCTCGTCCGCGCGCTCGCTCGCCTCCGTCTGCGGGACCATCCCCGGCTGTGGTTGGTCACCAGAGGCGCACAGCAGGTGGGCTCCGAGCCGGTCGAGGTGTCCCAAGCTCCGTTGTGGGGATTGGCAAGGACATTGAGCGTCGAGCATCCCGAACTGGAGTGCGTGCGGGTCGACCTCCGATCGGGTTGGGCGCCAACCCGTTGCGCCGACGAACTCCTTCCCGAACTGGTCGGGCCGGACGGTGAGGACGAGATCGCTTTACGGGAGGAAGGGCGGAATCTGGCGAGGTTGGTACGGGCCTCGGTCGAGCCAGGGGATGTCGAATTGTCCTTCGCCCGGGGCACGTACCTGATCAGCGGCGGGCTCGGCGGGCTCGGCATCGGTTTGGCGCGCTGGCTGGCCGCGCACGGTGCGCGGCACCTCGTGCTGGCCGGACGGCATGATCCGGTTCCTGACGTGCAGGCCAGAATCGACGAGCTCAGGAGGGAAGGCGTCGAGGTCGTGGTCGCCCGGGCGGACGTGGGCCGGCGCCAGGACGTGGCCGCGATGCTCGCGGACATCGATGACCGGCTGCCGCCACTGCGCGGAGTGCTGCACGCGGCCATGGTGCTCGACGATCGGACCATTCTGGAACTGGATGCCGAACGGTACGACCGCGTGCTGGCACCCAAGATGCGGGGCGCTTGGAATCTGCATGAGCTCACCGAGGACCGGGAGCTGGAATTCTTCGTGATGTACTCGTCGGCCTCTGCCCTGCTCGGCTCGCCGGGACAGGCCAACTACGCGGCCGCCAACGCATTTCTCGGCGCGCTCGCCCGGCATCGGGACCATGGTGGCCGAAAAGCCCTGTGCGTGGACTGGGGGTTGTACTCGCAGGAAGGAATCATGGCAGAACGCAACACCGAAGGGCAGCGACTCGCGCATCGAGGAGTTGGCACCCTGACCCCCGAACAAGGTACGGACATCCTCGGTCTGCTGTTGGGTGGCAGCACCAGCCAGATCGCTGCGGCCAATCTCGATCTGCGACAGTGGCTGGCGTTCTACCCGGTTCTGGCCGGTGCGTCGCTGCTCACCGAACTCGGTGACGATGACCGGGAGAGTGCGAGCAGACCATCGGATCCGTGGTTGGCGGACCGGCTGCGCGCGGCGACACCTGCCGAACGCCCGCGATTGATCGATGACGTCGTCACTGAGCAACTCGGCCGGATCCTGCACCTCGACGCCGCTTCGATCGACCGGAAGGCGCCGCTGACGACCATGGGAGTCGACTCGCTGATGGCGCTCGAACTCAGGAACCGGCTGGAGGCGGCGCTCGGCGTCCGGCTGTCCGCGACGCTGCTGTACAGCGCACCGACGGTGCGGGCATTGAGCGAACAGCTACTCGACGTACTCGGCATGGCCGAGCCCGAGGAGGTCATCGAAGAGGTCGATGACCTTCGCGACCTGCTGGCGCAGATCGACGATTCGATCGACCGGCTCGAACGCAGGCAGCTGCCGTGACCGTCATCGATGAGGAAGGCTACCGCTCGCGTCTGGTGAAAGCGGCTGCCGCGCTGCGGAGCCTGGAGGCCGAGGTTGCCCGGCTGACGCGGCAGCAATCCGAACCTGTCGCCGTGATCGGCATGGGCTGCCGTTTCCCCGGCGGCGCCGACGACCCGGAATCATTTTGGACGTTGCTTTCCGACGGTGTCGACGCGGCGTCCGAGCGGCCGGCTGGCGGCACCGGCGATGCCGCGCGAACCGGTGCCTTCCTTTCCGCTGTCGACGGTTTCGACGCGGCGTTCTTCGGGATCTCGCCGAAGGAGGCGGCGGCGCTGGATCCGCAACATCGACTGCTGCTCGAAGTCGCGTGGGAAGCGCTGGAAGATGCCGGCGTGGTGACCGAGCGGCTGGCCGGTAGCAGAACCGGTGTGTTCGTCGGCATGAGCAGCAACGACTACCTTCTGCTCAGCGCCAGGTCCGGCGCGATGGGCGCGTACGCGGGCACCGGAACGGCCCACTGTTTCGGCGCGGGCCGGTTGTCGTACCTGCTCGGACTGCGTGGGCCGAGTCTCGCGGTGGACACCGCGTGCTCATCGTCGCTGGTTGCGGTACACCTGGCGATCCGCAGTCTGCGGACAGGAGAGAGCTCGCTAGCGCTGGCTGGGGGAGTGAACCTCGTTCTCGACGAGTCGGTGACCCAGATAGTCGCCGATCTGCAGGCGCTGTCGCCGGACGGCCGGTGTCGCGCATTCGACGCGCGTGCGAATGGGTTCGTCAGGGGCGAGGGGTGCGGAATCGTGGTGCTGAAGAGATTGTCCGACGCGCTGGCCGACGGTGATCGGGTGCTTGCCGTGCTGCGGGGTTCCTCGATGAACTCGGACGGTCGCTCGGCCGGACTGACCGCGCCGAACCCGCTGGCCCAAAAGGACATGCTGCGTCAGGCGTTCGCCGATGCGCGTGTGCGGCCCGACGAGATCGGATACGTGGAGACCCACGGCACCGGAACCGCGCTCGGGGACCCGATCGAGATCGAGGCCTTGACCGAAGTTTTCGGCGAACCGGAGCCGGACAGCGGCGGTTGTGTACTCGGCGCCGTCAAGACCAACATCGGGCATCTCGAAGCTGCCGCCGGGATCGCCGGATTGATCAAGGCGGTACTGGCATTGCGGAATGCGGAGATTCCCCGGAACCTGCACTTCAGCAGCCTGAATCCGAGGATTTCCCTGACCGGAACACCATTCGTGATCCCGAAGACGGCCGTGGCGTGGCCTCGGGGCGATCGGCCACGGATCGCAGGCGTCAGTTCGTTCGGCATGAGCGGCACCAACGCTCATGCCGTCGTCACCGAAGCGCCTACGCCCGAGCAAGTGCCACCGCGCGCCGGGCCCGTTGTGGTGCTCCCGCTGTCGGCACGAAGCCCGGCGGCGCTGACCGAGCTGGCTTCGGCACACGCGAGTGTCCTCGAGCGGGGCAACGACCCGCACGATATCGCCTACACAGCGGGGGCACGGCGCGATCATCACGAGTGGCGGACCGCGGTGGTCGGCGAGTCCGGAGCCGAATTGGCCGAGAAGCTGCGCGCCTTCGCACGGGACGGCGCCACCGTGGCACGAGCCGACGCACCGCCTGCGCTCACCTATGTCTTCTCCGGACAGGGCTCGCAGTGGATCGGCATGGGACGGCAATTGCATTCCAGCGAGCCGGTTTTCGCCGCTGTGCTCGGTCAATGCGATGAACTCATCGCGAAGAACACATCGTTCTCGCTGCTCGCGGAGCTGGCCGCGCCACCGGATCGGTCGAGGTTGCAGCGCACCGAGATCGCCCAGCCCGCGCTGTTCGCCTTCCAGATCGCGCTGACCGCCCTGCTGTCCTCATGGGGCGTCCGACCGGACGCGGTCATCGGGCACAGTGTCGGTGAAATCGCCGCAGCGCATGTCGCGGGGGCGTTGAGCCTCGCGGAAGCTATCAGGATCGTGGTGTCGAGAGGCCGGATCATGGCACGGGCAGCCGGTTCGGGGACGATGGTCGCGGTCGAGCTCACCCACGATGAGGTCGCGGCCTCGTTGTCTACCATCGGTACGTCGGTCGCTGTGGCGGCGATCAACGACGACAAATCCGTTGTGCTGTCCGGCACGGTGGAAGAGCTGCACACCGTGCTCGGCCCACTTCAGCGACAAGGCGTTCGCTGCCGCCGGCTGCCTGTCGACTATGCGTTCCACTCGCCGTCGATGGCTCCGCTGGCCATGGAACTCGCGCAGGAACTCGGCACGGTGGAGGCAGGCCGGACCGCATGCCCTCTGTACAGCACGGCACGCGGAGACCGGATCGCCGGAAACGAATTGACCACGGATTACTGGGCGGACAACGTCCGGCATCCGGTCCGGTTCGCCGACGCCGTGCATACTGCCGCCAGAGATGGGCAGCGGCTCTTCCTCGAGATAGCACCGCACTCTGTGCTCTCCGGCCATGTCGCGAACTGTCTCGGCGCGCGGGCGGCGATACCGACGCTGCGCAGGGAACGCCCGGAAACGCGCAGCCTGCTGAACTCTGTCGCCGATCTCTATACCGCGGGGTATCCGGTGGACTTCGGCGCCCTTTACCCGGATCGCCGCCCGGTGGTGTCGTTGCCACACTATCCGTGGCAGCGCAGGCGTCACTGGCTCGACACCC
Encoded here:
- a CDS encoding type I polyketide synthase gives rise to the protein MMTEQTSPVKKALAAMRTLQARLDRELMAKTEPIAVVGMGCRVPGGGRDPDEFWRLLDDRVDAITEVPPDRWVGEVGSPARWGGFLSDVDTFDAAFFGIAPREAEAMDPQQRLLLEVAWEALEQAGHARPDRLAGSRTGVFTGVVVTDYDRLSRGNRDIYTVTGNGHSFPAGRLSYVLGLQGPSMVVDTACSSSLVAVHLAVQSLRSGESAMALAGGVNLMLARDMTDMLASSRALSEDGRCKTFDALANGYVRGEGCGMLVLRRLSDAVADGDPVLAVIRGSAVNSDGRSSGLTAPNVSAQKALLRQALHSARAGAADISYVETHGTGTPLGDPIEVDALADVLGGLRDDGSRCVLGAVKTNIGHLEAAAGVIGLIKVVLALQRERIPANLHLRTVNPRIDLTGTALVLPSDPVAWPKRDGATRMAGVSSFGISGTNAHVIVADPPEQAEPPATEPGPALVPISARDAGALTDLVAAFRARLDERQADIRDIAYTAAVRRHHHQYRAALVLPGDGPPRLVPGAEPDERPRVVFVFSGQGSQWLGMGRALLAGEPAFRAAVETCDHAIRNETGWSVIDELTAGPSTSRLARVDVVQPVLFAMEVALAALWRSKGIEPDAVIGHSMGEVAAAHVAGALTLTDAARIICRRSGLLRGLAGRGAMALVELPLERASAALSGFADQVSIAASNSARSTVLSGDPDTLEEVLAELTGAGVFCRRIKVEVAAHSPQVDVITDELSRQLGALTPEATTVPMWSTVLGKVCDGAELDTAYWIRNLREPVLFAQAVRDCMTLGRTVFVELTPHPILLPSIEEDGGLVVPSGRREHDERAVFLESLAALYVRGCQVDWPALHPSGGRCVPLPAYPWRRQRYWLDRTPAARADHGHPLLGEPVSPATSPGTRIWERELNLPYLADHMVDGAVVFPASGYVEMALSACGRSMVLEDLAFDRMAILAKDGSGHVQFIEDSDHFQVYCRATRDEPWVLCAHGTVRHGGGGPPMAEPPSSVRERCGTEVAVAEHYARYAGRAIDYGPAFRGVQRIWTGDGEGVALVESTGSSSGYVCHPALLDACFQVLGSVLLDQRASGGVIPIRIDRLRVHRPPGDRVWVHARARSTEDSGDLLVLDEDGTVLIEVEGLTVARPAGPGPYRDWLYQVAWRAAERLVAPDRGEGSPGTWLVLTDSTGVGAGLATLLEQRGQTCVLIDKRDIDVADDDAWSTLLDNVTAGGERACVGVVHLWSLDTTAIEHVTADTLTADQHITGLTTVRLVRALARLRLRDHPRLWLVTRGAQQVGSEPVEVSQAPLWGLARTLSVEHPELECVRVDLRSGWAPTRCADELLPELVGPDGEDEIALREEGRNLARLVRASVEPGDVELSFARGTYLISGGLGGLGIGLARWLAAHGARHLVLAGRHDPVPDVQARIDELRREGVEVVVARADVGRRQDVAAMLADIDDRLPPLRGVLHAAMVLDDRTILELDAERYDRVLAPKMRGAWNLHELTEDRELEFFVMYSSASALLGSPGQANYAAANAFLGALARHRDHGGRKALCVDWGLYSQEGIMAERNTEGQRLAHRGVGTLTPEQGTDILGLLLGGSTSQIAAANLDLRQWLAFYPVLAGASLLTELGDDDRESASRPSDPWLADRLRAATPAERPRLIDDVVTEQLGRILHLDAASIDRKAPLTTMGVDSLMALELRNRLEAALGVRLSATLLYSAPTVRALSEQLLDVLGMAEPEEVIEEVDDLRDLLAQIDDSIDRLERRQLP
- a CDS encoding acyltransferase domain-containing protein; protein product: MTVIDEEGYRSRLVKAAAALRSLEAEVARLTRQQSEPVAVIGMGCRFPGGADDPESFWTLLSDGVDAASERPAGGTGDAARTGAFLSAVDGFDAAFFGISPKEAAALDPQHRLLLEVAWEALEDAGVVTERLAGSRTGVFVGMSSNDYLLLSARSGAMGAYAGTGTAHCFGAGRLSYLLGLRGPSLAVDTACSSSLVAVHLAIRSLRTGESSLALAGGVNLVLDESVTQIVADLQALSPDGRCRAFDARANGFVRGEGCGIVVLKRLSDALADGDRVLAVLRGSSMNSDGRSAGLTAPNPLAQKDMLRQAFADARVRPDEIGYVETHGTGTALGDPIEIEALTEVFGEPEPDSGGCVLGAVKTNIGHLEAAAGIAGLIKAVLALRNAEIPRNLHFSSLNPRISLTGTPFVIPKTAVAWPRGDRPRIAGVSSFGMSGTNAHAVVTEAPTPEQVPPRAGPVVVLPLSARSPAALTELASAHASVLERGNDPHDIAYTAGARRDHHEWRTAVVGESGAELAEKLRAFARDGATVARADAPPALTYVFSGQGSQWIGMGRQLHSSEPVFAAVLGQCDELIAKNTSFSLLAELAAPPDRSRLQRTEIAQPALFAFQIALTALLSSWGVRPDAVIGHSVGEIAAAHVAGALSLAEAIRIVVSRGRIMARAAGSGTMVAVELTHDEVAASLSTIGTSVAVAAINDDKSVVLSGTVEELHTVLGPLQRQGVRCRRLPVDYAFHSPSMAPLAMELAQELGTVEAGRTACPLYSTARGDRIAGNELTTDYWADNVRHPVRFADAVHTAARDGQRLFLEIAPHSVLSGHVANCLGARAAIPTLRRERPETRSLLNSVADLYTAGYPVDFGALYPDRRPVVSLPHYPWQRRRHWLDTPEPPREQVPVEPVHWLEELIGLPDGEQEAAIESAVRADAATVLQLSSPSDVPVDGKFTELGMDSLMTVQLRHELAARTGLALPSTLAFEHPTPRAITRYLLKIVAEREEDGS